In Syntrophorhabdales bacterium, the sequence TAGTGGACTGTCGGCGTTGAACTATACGTGTATCTTTCCCATCTCCTCACGTTGGTAGAGCAACACGAGTGCCACTACCAAGCGGCTGAATTTATTTACATTGTCTCACCCGGCACATCACTAATCTTCGAGAATTAACGATACTTCGTGAAAAGGGTCGTCCGGATTCTTGAGGAAACGGCGTGCATGGTTAGAGGTCTACCGGGGCGAACTACTCACAGAGAATGAGAAGATGCTGGCAGTATACAGAAAACTTGGATTCAGCGTCGAGCCGACCGACGATGATATGACAAAAGTGATTCTGCCGCTTAAGTAGACTGTCCGGGTAATCTACATAGAGCTGTTCTCAACGTGAATCACTTGTTTCTTTTACCTTTCGCGGATGGTCTGCGGCCTGCTCAATACAGGAGACTACCCTTGTGACAAGCGCCTCGGGGGTAAATGGTTTCTGAATATAATCCGTGGCGCCTCGTTTCATTGATTCCACGGCGGAACGCACCGAAGCGTACCCGGTAATCACCAGAATGGGCATCGAAGGCTTTGCCTTCCTGATATTAAGCACAACAGTTAAGCCGTCAATATCGGGCATACGAATGTCCGTGAGCACGACGTCATAATCGTTATCCAAAGCAAGTGCAATGCCGTTTCTGCTGTTCAACGTGGTCTCCACATCGAAATTCTCCGCAGTGAGAATTCTTCTCACACTGTCCAGCACGATCTGGTCATCATCAATCACCAACGCTTTCTTTTTTTCCATGGCTCATACTCCTTTTTAAGGCAGTCGTTACGGCTTTCTGAAGTTCATCCGGTGTAAAAGGTTTCGGAATGATAAAGCGTGCACCGCATTTTTTCAGCTCTTTGAGCGTCTCCTGCGTCGGGTAACCCGTCATCACCAGTACGGGTAGTTCAAGATAATGATCCATAGGCCATTTTTCTTTCACTTTCCGCAAAAGGTAGAACCCATCCTGCTCGGGCATTTTTACATCCATGATCATAAGGTCGAAATAGCCCATTTCCAGGTTATCGAACGCATCGTCGGCACTCGACACACACGTAACCAAATAGTCCTCAAGCGCCAAGACCCGCTTACAGCATTCCAATACGATCGGGTCGTCATCGACGACGAGAATTTTCCGTTTATTCATGGTCATCTCCCAAGGGGAGCCAAATGGTAAAGGTGCTCCCCATTCCGATGGTACTCTCGACGCTGATTGATCCATCATGGCGCTCGACAATTCCCAATGAGACAGAGAGACCTAGTCCTGTGCCCTGGCCGACATCCTTAGTGGTAAAAAAAGGCTCAAAAATCTTTTTCAGATTCTCCGCCGCGATCCCCTGTCCAGTGTCAGTTATTCTAATCTCAATACCCTTCTTTCCAATACTCCTGAGACTCAAACCGGTGTTCACCATGATGCTGCCGCATCGAGGGGTTGCGTCGAGCGCATTCATGATGATGTTGAGAAGCACGCCTTCCATGGCGCTCTTATCCACTTTTACAAGCGGAAGCATCCGATGAGGAACGAACGAGAGCTTTACGCCTTTCAGAAACGCGCTGTTCTCGACGAGTTTCACAGCAGAGGCCACCAGCTCATCGATGTCAGTGGCTTCAGGAGCGAGCACGGTTTCTCTGGAGAATTCAAGCAATCCCTTCACAATGGTTCGAACCCTTTCCGTCGCCTTCGCGATAATAGTAAGATCGCCTTTCATCTCCTCATCCAGGTCTGTCCTCCTGAGGAGCATATGTGTGAAGGTGAGTACACCGGTCAATGGATTATTGATTTCGTGAGCAACGCCGGCAGCCAGCCTGCCGACACTCGCTTGTTTCTCGGACTGAAGCAGTTTAATCTCGCTCTCCATGGCCTTTCGCTCATCTCGTTCTTGAAGAGACGACAACATTTCAGTGAAGGTCTTCTGCAACACACCTATCTCATCTCGTGAAGCAGGGCCGATTTCGGGAGCAAAATTCCCCCTCGAAACTTCGCGGCTTGCCCCAATGAGAGCCCGTATCGGCCTCATGATCTTGTTGGATAGCAAGAAGCCCATTGCGATGGCCACGAGCATGCCTGCTATCGTGACAAACATGAAAGGCGTCAATGCCTTCTGTTGCACATCACGGTACTTTGCCTCCAGCAGGGCGGTCGCAAGCATGCCTACGCGTTGCCCGAAGATATCAGTTATAGGCTCGTAGGCAGTCAAGTACCAGTCGTTTACCACGAAGGCTCTGTCGCTCCACCGCTCACCGCCGACCAGCACCACGTTTCGCACCTTGTCAGAGACTCTCGTTCCCACTGCGCGTTGCCCCCCGGGGTTGAGGGCGTTACTCGAGATCCTTGTGTCTCCCAGGAATATCGTAGTTACACCGACACTCTTGCCATCATGAGTGTCTTTTTGA encodes:
- a CDS encoding ATP-binding protein translates to MVALLVGVVSIYTGRQLLHSTVLRQTESRVSLDLNAANRIYQGQIDTIAAAINTAALDNEFSHLISRRDRRKLGLMMRAVAQSNGLDFAGLASADGAIIVTQVRDAPVELSRTSTTNPLVQYVLAHRKGVAGTVVLDGSVLTPENQALAEQARPAFVPTAAATSRRGKEEPEVMAIGAASALFRGKELIGVMYGGQLLNGSVSFVDSVRDAVFQKDTHDGKSVGVTTIFLGDTRISSNALNPGGQRAVGTRVSDKVRNVVLVGGERWSDRAFVVNDWYLTAYEPITDIFGQRVGMLATALLEAKYRDVQQKALTPFMFVTIAGMLVAIAMGFLLSNKIMRPIRALIGASREVSRGNFAPEIGPASRDEIGVLQKTFTEMLSSLQERDERKAMESEIKLLQSEKQASVGRLAAGVAHEINNPLTGVLTFTHMLLRRTDLDEEMKGDLTIIAKATERVRTIVKGLLEFSRETVLAPEATDIDELVASAVKLVENSAFLKGVKLSFVPHRMLPLVKVDKSAMEGVLLNIIMNALDATPRCGSIMVNTGLSLRSIGKKGIEIRITDTGQGIAAENLKKIFEPFFTTKDVGQGTGLGLSVSLGIVERHDGSISVESTIGMGSTFTIWLPLGDDHE
- a CDS encoding response regulator; translated protein: MEKKKALVIDDDQIVLDSVRRILTAENFDVETTLNSRNGIALALDNDYDVVLTDIRMPDIDGLTVVLNIRKAKPSMPILVITGYASVRSAVESMKRGATDYIQKPFTPEALVTRVVSCIEQAADHPRKVKETSDSR
- a CDS encoding response regulator, translating into MNKRKILVVDDDPIVLECCKRVLALEDYLVTCVSSADDAFDNLEMGYFDLMIMDVKMPEQDGFYLLRKVKEKWPMDHYLELPVLVMTGYPTQETLKELKKCGARFIIPKPFTPDELQKAVTTALKRSMSHGKKESVGD